From the genome of Pseudomonas putida:
TCTGCAAGCCGTTGGAGTGAAGCCATGAATGTCCGCATCTGGCTCCTTGCTCTTGGCCTCTTCACGGTCGCCGATGTGAAAGCGGTCGAGCTGATGCAGTGGGACCGCATTCCAATGGCGATCCCATTGATTGTCGGGCAAGAGCGCATTGTGTTCGTCGACCAAAACGTACGCGTAGGCATGCCCCCGCAGCTTGTGGGCCAGCTGCGGGTCCAGAGCACCGGCGGCGCCGTCTATTTGCTGGCCAACCAGGAAATTCCACCGACCAGGCTGCAACTGCAGAACGTGGCCACTGGCGAGATCATGTTGGTGGACATTGCCGCGACACCAGCGACAGAGGGCCAAGCTAAGCTCGAGCCCGCGAAGATCGTTGCCGGTGCGGCCCCTTCCACCTTCTACGGCGATACCACCTCAGCGCAAGCTCCGACCAAGCGATCTGCGACGTCGGAGGAAGAGGATGTTCCGCCGGCGCCCCGACATGAGACTCCTGCGCCGGTGGCCCTGACCCGCTACGCGGCGCAAATGCTGTACGCCCCACTCCGGACCGTTGAGCCTGTCGCCGGCATTAGCCAGGTGCGTGTTGATCGCGCTTTGGACCTCAGCACCTTGTTGCCAGTGTTGCCGGTGGAGGCATCGGTACTGGGGGCTTGGCGCCTCGACAACAGCTAT
Proteins encoded in this window:
- a CDS encoding TIGR03749 family integrating conjugative element protein, with the protein product MNVRIWLLALGLFTVADVKAVELMQWDRIPMAIPLIVGQERIVFVDQNVRVGMPPQLVGQLRVQSTGGAVYLLANQEIPPTRLQLQNVATGEIMLVDIAATPATEGQAKLEPAKIVAGAAPSTFYGDTTSAQAPTKRSATSEEEDVPPAPRHETPAPVALTRYAAQMLYAPLRTVEPVAGISQVRVDRALDLSTLLPVLPVEASVLGAWRLDNSYVTAVKLRNLSTQQLTMNATELMGNFTTATFQHPYLGARGNASDTTTLYLVTQGKGLKDALLPSSVSQIDPKAGGRRGQSEK